Genomic DNA from Theileria equi strain WA chromosome 4 map unlocalized gcontig_1105316255033, whole genome shotgun sequence:
CAGAGATCTTACGCAAGTCACCCCCTTCCCAAGTGGATATGTCATGTTCAAGTTCAACTGCCTTTAGAACAGTGTTGTAGAGCTTCTCATCAAATCTGTGACCAAAGGTAATGTTAGACCTgatggtacccttttgtagccaCACCTTTTGAGAAGCATAGAATATCGGCATGTTGGTAGAGAGAGGCAATACAGCCATTGAGCCCTTTACCAGagtcatgtcaccaagaatagccttgacaaagttggtCTTTCCAGAACCTTGAGCACCAGTAATAATGGCAAGGTCACCAGTGttgaggacaaagtcaaggttCCTCAGACAGGTAGTACCGGTATTGTCTAGGAGATCCTTCCTACTATTGACCCATGCAAAGGAGGCCTTCTCGAACAACACCATAAGACCCTTTGGTAACGTCTTATCCTTGCCAGGATTAACCTCTGGTAGAACAGTCTTCCCAGTAAACTTGTTATCAGGAatgtaaaagtttggagaacaagTTCTGAAGAAACGTTCCACTCGTACGAATCCAATTACTGTATAAATCAAAAGTTCCAATTTAAAAGACAATACGTAGAGCGGACCTATGATCTTCATCAAAACAAAGATAGAGGCGATCAGTCCTGGTGGATCAATGCTCTCAACGTTGGTGGCGTCCTTAACTTGTCCGACAAAATCGTTTACGAGAATAATGATATTGATGCACATGATTGATGTCATTATAACATTGTTTACCAAGGAGAAAAGGAAGCGAATTCTCACCAACACTAGTTCATCATTTCTAGCCTCTGTGATGGCATCATGAGCAACATCGTCTAGTGCCATCCTCTCAATCAAGGGTAGGTTTGGAATTACCTCATTAAGTTTGGTAATTCTATTGTCTCTTAACCCAAACAGGTACTTGAAATTGAGGCCATTTACTATCTGTATGAGAAACATACATGCCACAAGTGACATGGATACTATTAGAATAGTAGACGCTTTTACCTTGAACAGAGTACTCATTATGATTATACCATACGTAAAAGCTGTCATGAAATCTACAAATCCTGTCAAGAACATTACAGAAAACGGAACAAAGTGTGAATCATTAAACGTTAAAGAATACATTTTAGGGGTAACCTCATTGTTTTTATAGCGTCTAGCAGGGCACAGCAATGGGTCACTGGAGCATTTGTCTTCTCCAGAGCAGCTGTGAATTGCACTCTTGCAAGAGTCAGGATTGTTAGAGAGATGCCCAAACTGACTCCTCCTGTAACAAAGTCCATGCTGAAACAGTGAAATACGGACAGAAGTATCAATAGCAAATGAAAGCCTGTTCACGTAGTAGTTGATGTGATCCATGGTGATTTCCTTGAACAACTCCATGAGAATGATGGATATGGCTAGCCAAAATAAGGCCGCAAATTTTAAGTTTTTATTACTCAATAAACCTAGTAATTTGTGCAGGAACACTGCCACAGTCATACTAATAGCATTCATAATCACAATTCCTATTAGAATGGTGAGTAGcctcttccaaaaggtcaAAATTAGAGCCCGTAACAGAATGCATCTTACAGGTTTCTTGgctctcttcttttcctcttcactTAGAGACTCAAAAGTCTCAATACTGGCTATCCCATCACTAATGTGCTTGGAAAATATAGGATACCATATTACCGCCTGGTCAGGTAAGGGAAAGGGATGAATCATGTAGGGATCAAAGTACTCCTTGGCAGTTGCCTTAACCCATCTATGCACCCAAAGaaaaaagacaaagttgaagattCCTCTGTCATCAAAGTATCGAaacttctttccatctGGTGCAACCGCCTTCTTTCTGACCAGCTCCACCTCACTTTCCCAAAAGTGGTATTTATTCTCCAGAGTAACAcgttcttcctccattgtGATTGGTTAGATTCCATAAAGATAGATTGCAATTTTAGGGTGCTGTCAGGCAAGCGTGTGTCTCAGGAGTTTATAATAGGGGTGTCTCTCCTTCTTCCTTCAAGGGGCTAAAACATGAACTCTGATGTAAACAACTCtaacatttaaaacaaaacTATTACGGATATACTGGAAGATAGTATCGAGGCTTGGGTGATTTGTCACTATCCCTACATGCGCATCATTCCCATAGGTATCTCCAGAAACAAAGTAGACTCAAAACCTTTGCAGTACTATTTGAGATTCTCAATTACATTGTGGGAATGTGCAAAGATTGTGGTGAATATAGCCCTGTGTCTAAGTATTGAGAATGCAATGTTTTGTCAAAGAGTTGCTACTTTCTCAGTCTTCAGTGCTCACAAATAGCACGTCCATGGAGTAGTTGAAAGACATAACTCATCTGTCTAGTATTATTAACGTTTTAATGTCCATAGGCTTCTCCAATAGTAATACAGCTGCTATGTATCCCCTAGGAAGAATCTCCTTTACCATAAACCCTCAAGGTTGCTTTAGCATACCATGGATTCCTTGATGTGTAATCGCTATTTCTCTACCACTATGCTATAGTCCATGCTCCTCTGGATGACTCTGGTCCTTCAGTGCCCTTTCTTGATGTGCCATAGGTCAATACCTTTGTTACTCTCCAGTTGGATGCAGGAAAAggagtatctccatatgCCTTGAGATGCCAAGAAGAAGATCGTGGCTAGTACTTCCACAGGGACGTCCTAATACTCCTTAAATGTCTTCCAGTGACACTTTTATACGCAAAGTTTGTAAACCTCTGTCTCTAGGGCTATCAGGTCCTTTTTCTGGCCGTAGcccaaaatgtgtaaggtCTTCTCTGTCtaattcctcatttcaCACATCctataaatattttcatccattaaTAGTAGTGACTGAATGTTATGAACAGAAAAGTGGCGGGTATGAagagaaaattcctctggttgagaaaataatggacattagtggtgataattatcccgacttacGACATCACCTGGCAAAAGAGACCAGACTGCAAGAATAAATGAATTCTACTTTTAATACTTACTACAGACTAACTAATCGGTGAAATAATGTATGTACTAGGATATTAACTTTGTAACGGCTCTATTACGTGTTAAAGCTCTGCTCTTTGGCATGTTATTTATTCTTCTATACCttttagagaatatttACGGTGATTTGCCCCTTTGCTTTCATGAATATATTGTTTCTCCAGGTGGTTCcttatcattcttcttcctcctttcTTCCATCTTTTGGTCAAACTCTTCAACGGTTATGGTTCTCCACCCAGAATCGTCTTTGATGAACCTATCATATGCGACAAAGTCACTCCTTCCACAAACAGCAATGGTGAGAAGTGGTGGAAACTTCTCATGTGCCAAACAACTGACATATCCACACCTTTCATGTAGTTTTGCTGTCCATATAACAGTGGAGCCGTCCACAACCTTGGTGAATGTCCCATCTATTGTCCTCTTGTAGGTTCCATAGAGAGGAGAGTATTTCTTCTGCTTATAACCATTATCAACATCATCAACAAGTTTTATAAAGTGGTTCTTTGACTTCTGTGCAATGTCAAGAGTAAACTCGTCGACCACTGGGAGGGGTGTCTTGGTCAGTAAAACTTTCCTAAAATATTCAAGTTCCCTCATGGCATCTTCAAAGGGCAGAATATCAGTAGTATTAGACTCGGATTCTGTTCCAGTTGCTCTATCACTTGGATTCTCCAAAGGGTCATCAGAGAACTTCAGTTCAATCTTGGAATCTTCTAATCGTCCCACAGGTTCTGATCCATCATTAGGTTCTTCAAATGCCAAAGGAGTAGAAGCTTCTGGTGAATGTTCTGGTTCAGTAGACTTTGGATCTTCTACCTTATCAACTGCCAATTCTTTCCTATTAGATTCTTCAGGGGTAGATACTTCTACAGACTCTGCAGGTTCCTCCAGAGAAACTCTTTGTTCAGTAACCTTAGTCTCTTGCTCGTCCTCCCTATGCTCTTCAGAAGGTGCAGAAAACTCCTTCATGGAGCGAAGCCTATCTTCGAAGTATCTCTTGTCCACAGTCTTCCACACactaccattcttttcaaaacaaaaggtcTCATCTCCGGCACCCCTTGTATAGACACTGAGAAGAGAAGAGTATCCTTCCCTGGAGAATAAGTAGGTACCAACAGACCTTACACCCTTACTAGTCCATACATCAGATCCTCCATCTATGATGGCTACTAGAGAATATCCGTCCTTGGGAACAAATGCTCTATGACCAACTCCATGAATCAAATCATCAGCCAGAGAGAATAAGGAAGAGtctggagaagagagatCAAGAGTGACGGTCTCTTCACATGTCACAAATCTGCCTACATTGATGcagaataaaacaaacacATGTATCATTTTATATCATGGCTAATGTGTGTTTAAAATCAGGGGAAAACAAAAGTCTCTACAATCTGAATGCATGGGGTGATGAGGAAGTGTTTTGGCCTATTATTTTCTTTCCGGATCATAATTACTGTACTTATTTGCCTAAACATCTTGGTAATTGGAGTAAAAAGTGAGTAATCCCAGAAGACCAGATTTGGAAGGACAAGAGGCTGACATTTTGATGTAGTAAAGCACTCGTGGATTAGCAACATTGATCCGTTATTCCTACCAAACTCATCTTTTGTGGATGCTAAACGAGAAGAGAATTATGAATTGTTGAGGAATGAATGTCCACTGCTTATTCCCTTTTGAGAAGATGGTAGCTAAACCTCTTGGCCTTCTCCATCAACTTTACTGTTATGCTTTTTGATGGATTTCTACGAAAGGTTATGCTCTCGTGAGTTATAATGCACGCAAACAAAAGTCCAAAAAAGACTCCCGCAAATATGGATCCCGCGTTGTGACCCGAAGAATGCTTAGGGGTTTTGGAAGTTGGTGGGACTGTAGTGGGTCCATTCTTGACAAGTGTAGTCTCGTTACGATGTTCTTCTTTTGGCAGCTCCTCCTCTTTTGGATCTGGTTCGGGTATATGCTGCGGAGGCTCTTGTTTCGATGGCTCTTCTTCCGCAGGTTCGAGTGGAAGTTCTCTTGGTGGAGCTGGTTGTTCTTTTGGTGAAGGTGAAAAGTGTAGATCCCTGAGTTCTTCAAGTTTCTCCTGAAGGGGTTTTCCATCGAGTTGTTTATCGTCTTCCATAGAACAATCTGTCCATCTATCTGCACCCTTCTCATCTCTGCAAAAGTACTTGAATGTGGTACCGCCACTTAATCTCAGTTCAACAAGGAGAAGCTTTTCAAAGTCTAAAGTATCTTGTCCAAGATAAAACATGGTGACTTTTCTCAGGAcatcttcagattctaTCCCTTCCAACGGTTTTACTCCATGTATAACATCCTTGACTATAAATAGACCGCCATATCTTTTGTGAGAAAAGCTGTAGAATCCAGTTTCCATGCCTTCCACCAAAACTTTTTCACTAGTAACGCAGATGATCTGGCCATCTGTTTTGTAGGTACTTTTAGTCATCCCAGAAAAGTCTGCTTTTATGGTAACTTTTGGAGAGTAAACTTCCTTGAGGATATCCAGGATTCTAGGTTCGTCAGAGGGGTCCTTTGGTATATTTTGAGACACTGATGTCCATGAACTCGATTTGGTCTTTACTCGTGCATACCAGGCGGATGTATCGGGAAGGTGTATCAATAGCGGTACTCCATCATCTCCCTTGGGATAGTGAAAAATATATACCAGAGCCACACCGTATTGAGAGCGAATTCCACCCTGATTTATGGCTCCTGCGCTGAATTGGTAAATGTATCCGGTCTCTACGGACTGTATGGTTTGAGAATAGTGTTCACGGGAACTATGCGTTGCATTGATGCTGACATTACACCCTGTCGTAAAACATTTGTAACTGCATGTGGTATTCTTTGTAATGTCAATTTGATGGGTCATGGTATCCGCATAGTTTAGAGTATCAAGTTCCTCCTTGAGATTCTGAGTCGCTATCCGCTTGTCAAGTTTCCATATTTTGCCGTCTAAAGTGGTACCAAGTCTATAGTATTTGCATGTTCCACTCTTTGGAACAAGTTCGAGAAGCAGAGGTCTTGAATTTGGGTGGTTACTGACCCAGTAGTAGAGAGAGGCACTGGAACACTGGAAGGTGTATATATTTGGATCATCGAATTGGACACTTTCTCCCTTGTATATGGTTGATAAAGGCCTAAATGTAGAATTATTTTGGAGGGAATGTTTGTACTGTTGGTAGGAATTTTGGTAGATAAGTGATGATACGCAAATAATCACATCATCATTGACCCCTGGGGGTGAATTACTTCCATCGACGTAGTAGGTGGATTGATCTTCAGTCTCGTCAAGATTCAGAATAATGACTTCTTTTAGAGTCTTACTGATGATTTCAAGCGCTGCTACCAGTCCATCTCCGTTATTCTTTATGGAAGTCTCCCTTGTCCAGTTTTTTGGAGTGGAAAAATAGTCGCTTCTTTTATAATACTCGGTGGTAGAAACAAGTGATCTTAGCCCAAGCATTAATGGTATCTTATTTCCGCAATCATAGGACAAGTAGTATACATAAACTCCCTTACCGTAATACGTTTGGATGCCGGGTAGTTTCTGGGCATTTGCGGTATACTTTATGCCATAGAATGCTCCAGTATGCCCGTAAAAGGAGTGAGTGTATACCTTGTAACCCTTTGAAGGATTATCTTCCTCCATGGTAATCCTTATTGAGTGACCACAAGAGTCACTGTATGCACCGTTTGCCTTTGTTTCACTGATGTCTACATTGACATGTGAAGCTTCCCAGCCGCCGCTGTTGTTACAACTTAGCGCCATTTTCACATATATACCACCTATTCACTCTGATAAAAcaaatgatgaattttatggaatgctttcaaactcacaaGCGTTAATTTCCGGAAATTGTCTCTATACCCATGGGGGATTTTACATGCACGCCACTCCGATTTGGACGATGCCAAACTACCCTAAGATTCCTGCGGGATTTGCACAATGTGTATCATCTTTTGGGTACGAAAGACCCATCCAATGTAGTGAACATAAAATTCAGAGCCAAGACATTTCATTCGCCATTAACTTACCATATATTGTGTATAGCAAAATTTAGAGTCTCCACAGAGTGAGTTGGagataaaactgcatttaaaGACACCAAAGGTGTGTGTTTAAAAATGTCTAGTGTGTCATTCCTGCGGATCTACATAAGCCTTTAGTGCCCATTTCGCTCTCTCAGATTCGCGTTCATCTATTTCAATCCATCTACCGTTCAAGTAAATGTAGTTGACGGAGCTTAATGAGTCACCTGTTTCCTTTAGTGTGGCCTTTACGAGGAAGCAGGAATTGCCCCTCAGGTAGGCTCTCACGAGAATAGC
This window encodes:
- a CDS encoding hypothetical protein (encoded by transcript BEWA_016340A), giving the protein MSRVNSSTTGRGVLVSKTFLKYSSSLMASSKGRISVVLDSDSVPVALSLGFSKGSSENFSSILESSNRPTGSDPSLGSSNAKGVEASGECSGSVDFGSSTLSTANSFLLDSSGVDTSTDSAGSSRETLCSVTLVSCSSSLCSSEGAENSFMERSLSSKYLLSTVFHTLPFFSKQKVSSPAPLV
- a CDS encoding hypothetical protein (encoded by transcript BEWA_016350A) codes for the protein MALSCNNSGGWEASHVNVDISETKANGAYSDSCGHSIRITMEEDNPSKGYKVYTHSFYGHTGAFYGIKYTANAQKLPGIQTYYGKGVYVYYLSYDCGNKIPLMLGLRSLVSTTEYYKRSDYFSTPKNWTRETSIKNNGDGLVAALEIISKTLKEVIILNLDETEDQSTYYVDGSNSPPGVNDDVIICVSSLIYQNSYQQYKHSLQNNSTFRPLSTIYKGESVQFDDPNIYTFQCSSASLYYWVSNHPNSRPLLLELVPKSGTCKYYRLGTTLDGKIWKLDKRIATQNLKEELDTLNYADTMTHQIDITKNTTCSYKCFTTGCNVSINATHSSREHYSQTIQSVETGYIYQFSAGAINQGGIRSQYGVALVYIFHYPKGDDGVPLLIHLPDTSAWYARVKTKSSSWTSVSQNIPKDPSDEPRILDILKEVYSPKVTIKADFSGMTKSTYKTDGQIICVTSEKVLVEGMETGFYSFSHKRYGGLFIVKDVIHGVKPLEGIESEDVLRKVTMFYLGQDTLDFEKLLLVELRLSGGTTFKYFCRDEKGADRWTDCSMEDDKQLDGKPLQEKLEELRDLHFSPSPKEQPAPPRELPLEPAEEEPSKQEPPQHIPEPDPKEEELPKEEHRNETTLVKNGPTTVPPTSKTPKHSSGHNAGSIFAGVFFGLLFACIITHESITFRRNPSKSITVKLMEKAKRFSYHLLKRE